ATGTATAAGGGAATGCAGTTGTGGTCAAACTGTAGTTGTTATTTTGTATGCTTACATTGTAGAAACCAGATGAGAGCATTACTCCTACAAGGGATTTAGTCATGGTATTATTTGTTATATTGATGTTTCCTGCACCATATGCTGTTATTGAACTTAATGCGCAATTTAAGATAGTGTTGTTGTAGACATCATGTCCTGCAGAGTGCATTAAATAGATACCTTCACTGGTACCATTAATCAAGTTTCCACAAACTGTGGCATTAGGACCAAGTCCGTGCCTTACATCAATACCATGATTAGCACAATTTAAGACAGTATTATTTGTTATTAATGCGTATGCTGAACCAAAACTGATAATACCTGTGGTGGTCATATTGCTGACATTATTGTTATTGATGATTACGTTTGGACATACGTTGGAATATATTCCCCATGAGGAGAAATTCAGGTTGTTATTGTATATATTAAGTTTACTTGCATTTTGTGCATAGATCAATGTATTGTTGTAACCTATGCTGCTGGCTGAATTGGCCATGCTTGTTATATTAAATCCGGATATGGAACATTCTGCTGCATTTAAGAAATAAAAAGCTGCTGTATTGTTTATGCCCCTATTCTGTACAGTTGAAGGGATATAACTCCAGTTGATGATAGCTTTTATTGCTGTTCCACCTGCTGCACCTGCTAAATTCAGTGTTTTATTTATCACTAGAGATATGTTATCATATTCGCTTCCTAGAAATTTTATTGTGTCTCCTGATTGTGCTCCATCAATAATGGACTGGATTTCTGTATTAGTTGCTCCATCTTTCACAGTAACTGTAGCTGCAGAAGCACTGGAAATTCCAGAACCGATAATCGATAGGAAAACAAGGAAGACTATTAAAGACTTCATACTTTTATTCAATTTTATCCTCTCCCATCTTATATAATATAAAAAGAATAATTATGGAGCATCATATTTATACATATCGATAGGGGGATTTAATGGGGCTTATATCTTAATATAATATTTATTGGTGTACATTTAATAATTTAAAAGGCCTAAAATTGCTTATTTTTGATCTAAAATAAGTTAAATCTAGTTTATTATATAAAGAATAAATTTGCCAATCGTCAAGTATAAATATATAAATCAGCTAAACTTAATCCTGATTAAAGGGCAAATACTTAAGAAAATGAATAATTAAGATTTAAAAAAGTGTATTACCGTCTTAAAAATAATCAGTATTTACAAAATGTGATAAAATGAGTTTAGATTCTTTTAAAAATATAAATTTCTGTTCGATATTTTTACTGTTATCTATCGTCATTTTTCTTGGAATAAGCTTGAATCCGGTTTCGGCAGCTACTATTAATGTGAGCTCGGGACTACAGAATTATGACATTCAATCATTAATCGATGGAGCACAGTCAGGGGATACCATTAATTTCATGGGAAACAGTTACAGCAATATCTCTTTAATAATAAACAAAAAATTGGACATCATTAGCCATATAAACACGATTATCCGTAGTAATAATTCTATTGGTATTAATGGATCTAGTATGGGGCTAACAGAAACGTTTGCTTTCTATTTTGCTAAAAATAGTTCTGGAAGTGTAATTTCAGGCTTCAATATCCTGACCAATTCAGACTATGGTATAATTGCCCAGAATGCTAAAAACATAACCATTAGTTCTAATAATATTTCTGGAGGATATAAAGGTTCAATTAAGTTAAATAATGTTTCCAATGCTACTGTCAGTAAAAATGATCTGTTTAACTCTAAAGGAAATGGTATAAACATTGAAAATTCTAAAAAAATAACTGTAAATGAAAATCAGATATCAAACAATACTTACTCCGGAATACATGTTTATAATTCAGATAATATTAATGTAAAAAAAAGTAATGTTTCAAATAATACTTTAAGTGGAATATCGATTTATTCTTCTAAAAATGTTTCTGTTAAAGACAATAACATCAATAAAAACGGGCATGGTGTTTATTTATCGGGTACTGATAAAGTTAATGTTTCTTACAATAAGATCAGTAACAATCGGTTAAATGGTATAACTTTAGAGGATACGACAAAAAACACTTATATTTCTAAAAATAATGTCACTGGGAATTTAAATGGATTATATATAGATTCTTACAGTGTCAATGATACAGTATGTAATAATTATTTTACAGACAGCCATAAATCTATTTTTGCCGGTTTAGATGTATCTGAAACAGGAAATGGAATTATTGCCGGAACTTATTATCAGGAATCTAATTCATTGATTAAAATTGAGGATAATAGTATAACAAATAATGAACAGTTTTCTATTAGAGGTTCTCCAGCATTATCCCATGATTTTGTAGTAGGAGCTAACTGGTACGGTACCAATGACCCTAGTCAGACTCATGTATGTCCTATGGTGGGGATGTGCGGTATGTTATTTTCAGATCAAGTAGGTTCGTTGGATTTCGTCGATGAAGATACCAATAAAAATAATCAGACAGGTGGAAAAACAAATTCTGGTAATGGCTCTTCTATTGGTAATGGTAATGGTACTAGTGGAGGCAATAATAACGGTTCTTTTCTTGGTAGTGGTAGCGGAACTGCTAACGGTAATGGGACCGGATCTGGAATTGGATTATTTGGAAATCTTGAATCTAAGGGGTTAAGTGGAGGATCAAGTGGTGGAAAAAATGGTGTGGAAGTATCAATTAAAAGCACTATAAATGCGATAAAAAGTAATCCTTATGCTAGTCTAGGAATATTGGCTCTTATAGTGTTGATTGCAGTAGGCTATTTTAAACGAGATAAGTTCAACTAAAGTGGTATTTTATAAAATTCGTGTATTATAATTGTTGAAACGTATAAAATGGTTGTTAATACCGTTAAAATTGATTAAAGCTTTTTTCAACGGTTAACAATTATTCTATATGAATGATAATTATATATTGTAATAACTGAAATGTAAGAGATAATCAAAACAGATTATATATTCTTTATTTCACTTTTAATTTTTTAATATATTGTTTTAAAACTTCAAATTTAATTTTTATTCTTTTATGTAGGAGATAGTTAGAAAAATAGAGAATTATTTAATATAACTTTTTTTGGGAGTGTTTTCAAATTAAGTGAACTTCATAAGATAATAAGTAAATTATAATAAATAATAAAAAAATATTGGATTTTGGAAAAAGGGTACTGAATTGGTTTTAAGTTAAAATAATGATCAATATAAGGATATGAAAATTAAAAATCAATAAATTAGGTTATATTAGTGTAATTCTGGTATTACAAAATAACTCATTTTTTGAAAAATAAGGATAAAATTTATATAAGGTGACGCTCTACTTTAAAATATCATTATAAATCATTAATAATTAAAGCAAACTTTATATAATGGTGGAACCCTATCTAAACTATCATTATAAATCATTACTAATTTGGTGATTACTGTGACACCGAAAAACAAACCTAAAGAATTCAAAAATGATTTTTGGAAGTCAAAAAATTTCAAAGTCTCAATTGGTGAAATAGTTGAAAAAAAGGAAGTGGAAACAGCTCCTGAATCGATGGGGCCGACCCCTAAACCTAATGTAACTGATTTAAGATCTTGGGACATGAAATTACTGGAAAGATATGAACCATTCTACGCACCTTTCTGTGATATGTGCTGTTTATGTACATTTGGAAAGTGTGATTTAACTGGTAAAAAAGGGGCATGTGGAATTGATATACAGGCTCAGCAAGCAAGAATAGTGCTTTTAGCCTGTTGTATTGGGACGGCTGCTCATGCTGGACATGCACGTCACCTTGTTGACCATTTAATAGAAAAATATGGGGCTGATTTTGCAATTGATCTTGGAATGAATATAGACATAGAAGCTCCATTGATAAGGACACTTATAGGTAAAAAGCCTAAGAAACTGGGCGATTTAAAAGAAGTACTTAGTTATACTGAAGAGCAATTATCACACCTTCTTTCAGCCTGCCATACTGGACAGGAGGGCAGTCATCTTGATTTTGAATCAAAAGCAATGCATGCAGGACTTATGGATGACCTTGCAAGAGAGGCAGGGGATCTTGCACAGATTGTAGCCCTTGGAATGCCTGAAGGGGATGAAAATGCTCCTTTAATAGAAATGGGGCTTGGAACAATTGACAGCAAAAAACCTGTAGTTCTGTGTATAGGGCATAATGTAGTCCCAGGTGCTGGAATAATGGACTATATGGAAGATCATGGTCTTGAAGAAGATGTAGAAGTGTGCGGGATATGCTGTGCCGCTATTGATATTTCAAGATACAATAAAGCAGCTAAAGTGGTAGGGCCACTTTCAAAGCAGCTTAAATTCATTAGAAGTGGTGTTGCAGATGTAATAGTTGTTGATGAGCAATGTATACGGACAGATGTGCTTGAAGAAGCCGTAAAAAATAAAGCAGCAGTCATAGCCACTACAGATAAAATGTGTCTTGGACTTCCAGACCTTACAGATGAAGATGCAGATGAAATAGTTTCAAAACTTGTTTGCAGGGAGATTGATGGGGCTTTAATACTTGATCCTGAAAAAGTTGGTGAAGTTGCCACAAGGGTAGCAATGAAAATTGCAGATGAACGTGAAAACCTCAAAATACTTCCAGATCTTGACGAAATTCAGGAAATGGCTAAAGAATGTACTGAATGCGGATGGTGTGTACGTGTATGTCCAAACGGTAAACCTATGATGGATGCAGTTGTTGCAGCTGGTAAAGGCGATTTTTCTAAATTTGTTGAGCTGTACGAATACGACACATGTTATTCCTGCGGCCGGTGTGAACAGGAGTGTGAAAGGGAACTTCCGCTCATGTCAATGATTACCAAGGTGGGAGAACACTACATAAAAGACCAGAAGTACAATATGAGGGCAGGTAGGGGGCCAGTTCAGGATGTTGAAATAAGAAGAGTAGGTGCCCCAATTGTTCTTGGAGATATTCCTGGAGTTATAGCATTTGTAGGGTGCTCAAATTATCCTGAAGGCGGTTTAGAAGTTGCAAAAATGGCAGAAGAATTCCTCGAGCGAAATTACATAGTTGTAACTACTGGTTGTGGTGCAATGTCTATAGGGGAATACAGAGATGAGGAAGGAAAAACACTCTATGAAAGGTATGGTGGAGAATTCGATGCTAAAGGTCTTGTAAACATGGGTTCATGTGTTTCAAATGCCCATGTTTCAGGTGCATGTATAAAGATAGCCAATATTTTTGCTCAGAAACCCCTTGAAGGAAACTTCGAAGAAATCGCAGATTACATATTAAATAGAGTGGGTGCATGCGGTGTTGCATGGGGTGCTTATTCCCAGAAAGCTGCCGCAATAGCAACTGGAGTTAACAGATGGGGAATACCCGTTGTTGTAGGACCGCACGGATCTAAATATCGTAGACTTTACTTAGGAAGAACCGATAAGAAAGAAAAATGGAACCTTAATGATTTAAGGTCTGGTGAAGTAATTGAAGGAGAACCAGCACCTGAGCACTTGATGTACGCAGCTGAAAACCGCGGGGAAGCAACCGTGATGATTGCAAAATTATGTATAAGGCCTAATGACACTCCAAAAGGAAGACAGATAAAATTAAATCATTATATAGACCTTCACAAGAAGTATTTTGGTATTATACCTGATGACATCTCTAAATTTATAAGAAATGAGAAAGACATCCCTATAACCTACAAGAAAGACGTTATGAATATGCTGGAAGAGGCAGGCTGGGAACCACGTGCACTTCCGCAGGAACCATCCACAATGGCCTTTAGGGAAAAAGCAAGGGGTAAATGATTGCATAAAAGGTGATTAAATGAATGAAAGAGTAATCCCATGGCAACCGACAGTTATAGCCGGCCCAAAACAGGCGCTGCTTGTAACTCCAGAAACGGCAGAAATGATGCTTAAAAAAGCAAAAAGGCCTTTAATGGTAATGGGGCCTCTTGTAAAAGATAGTCCTGTATTATCACTCGCCGTACTAATTGCAGAAAAGTGGAATATTCCAATTGTAAGTACTGGAGATATGTTTAAAACACTAAATGAAGCAGATATTAAGAGCAAGCCTTATGGAGTAGTTGAAATTGTAAATCTTCTTAAAGATCCAGATTGGGGAGGAATAAATGGAGAAGGACAGCATGATTTAGTCCTGTTTATTGGTGTAATTTATTATATAGGTTCTCAGGGACTTTCAACCCTGAAGCACTTTGCACCTCACCTTAAGACACTTACACTCTGTAAATTTTTCCATTCCAATGCAGACGCATCGTTCCCTAATATGAAAGATGAAGAATGGATCAAATATCTTGAAAAATTAGCAGAATAACTTATAAAGCGAATAAGAATCATGGAGGAATTTAATGTTTGAGGATATACCTGTTGATGTTAGCCCAATGTATGAAGGAGAACGTATAAGATCAGCAAATATGTTTGTTGAACTTGCAGGCCCTAAATCTGTCGGTGCAGAACTAATTCAAGTTGCAGACGGCGTTGAAGACGGCAAGATAGAAGTCGTAGGTCCTGAACTCAGTGACATGAAGGAAGGGGAAATCTATCCTTTCGGGATACTTGCACAAATTCAAGGAGAAAAACTCGAAAAAGAGTTAGAAGGAGTTATCGAACGTAGGATACATGAACTATGTAACTATGTTAAAGGTTTCATGCACCTGAACCAGCGAGACCAGATATGGTGCCGTGTGAGTAAAGAATCAGTAAATGCAGGATTTAAGCTTGAAGATCTTGGAAAAGCGCTTTCAATTCTCCTTAAGGAAGAGTTTCCAATCATAGAAAAAATATCAGTCAGCATACTTACAGAAGAAAGCGAAGTAGAATCATTCTTAGAAACAGCACGAGCACAGTATGAAGTAAGAGATGCAAGGGCAAGAGAATTGAGCGATGAGGATGTTGATGTATTCTACGGTTGTACAATGTGCCAATCATTTGCACCAAGTCACGTGTGTATTGTTACACCAGATAGAACCGCACTTTGTGGAGCTATAAATTGGTTTGACTGCAGAGCTGCAGCTAAAATGGATCCTGATGGGCCAATATTTGAAGTAGAAAAAGGTGAAGTTTTAGATGATGTAAGGGGTGAGTACAGCAATGTAAACACTGTCATGGCTGAAAAATCACAGGGTATAACTGAAAGAGTATATTTACACAGTGTATTTGAATATCCTCACACTTCATGTGGGTGTTTTGAAGCGGTCGCATTTTATATTCCTGAACTTGATGGAATTGGAATAGTAGATCGTGACTTTAGGGGAGAAACTCCGCTTGGAATTCCATTTTCGGCAATGGCTGGGCAGTGTTCTGGTGGAAAACAGGTAGAAGGATTTACAGGGCTTAGTCTAGAATACATGAGATCACCTAAGTTTTTACAGGCAGATGGAAGTTATGAAAGGATAATTTGGCTCCCAAAAGAGATAAAAGAGTCTCTAACTGATTTCATACCTGAAGAGTTATTTGATAAAATTCCAACTGAAGAGGATGCATCAAGCATTAAAGAAATCCGAAGATTCCTGCGCGAATCAGAACATCCTGTAATTGAAAGATTAAAAGCATCTAAAGCAGCTGCAGCAGAACCTGAAATTGTGGAAAATGAAACAGAAGAAGTTGAAGTATCTGAAGCTCCAATGGCCCAGATTGCATATGCACCTGAAATTTCAGTGCCGGCAGCTGGTGGAGTTAGAATAATACTTAAAAACGCTAAAGTCTACGCTGAAAAGATAATAATCAAAAGGAAATAGCTTTAAATTTAAATGAGAGGTAGCTTAGTGATAATAGCAGTAAGTGGAAAGGGGGGAACTGGTAAAAGCATGATTACTTCCCTCATTGTTAGATCCTTAAAATCATGTGGTAAAGATATATTGGCGATTGATGCGGATCCTGATTCCAATTTACCAGAAGCCCTTGGAATAGATGTTGAAAAGACGGTAGGTGATGTTAGAGAAGAGCTCAAAAAGGACACTGCAGCAGGCAATATCCCTAAAGAATCAAATAAGTGGGACATACTTGATTATAAAATCATGGAATCCATTGTTGAAACTCCTGATTTTGATCTCCTTGTAATGGGAAGGCCAGAAGGAAGCGGCTGTTACTGCGCTGTAAATAACATGCTCCGAAAGATCATTGAAACACTTACCTCTAACTATGATATAATTGTCATTGATACAGAGGCAGGACTTGAGCATTTAAGCAGGAGAACAACTCAAAATGTTGATATCATGCTTGTAGTGACTGATAGATCAAAAAGAGGGATTTTAACAGCAAAAAGGATCGGTGACCTTTCAGACGAACTTGATATCCAGTTTAAAAAGATGTATTTAATATTAAACCGTGCTGTCCCTGGAAAAGAGGAAGAAACAATTAAAAAAATTAATGAAATTGGACTGGACCTTATTGGAACAGTATATGAAGACGAAACTGTTGCTGAATATGATATTGAAGGAAAACCATTGATGTACCTTCCAGATGATTCTGCATCTGTAACTGCAGTTTCTGAAATTGTTTCGAAGGTTTTAGATTTAAACGTATAACAAAAAATTGAAGGATGTGGGTTTATGGATAAAATGACACAACTTCTTAAACTACTTGAAAAAACAGATTCTATAGAAATAAATGAATTTAGAATGGACTTTGAAGAATTAGAACTTCAAATAATGCCAGCTATTCAGCAGGCTGTTCAAAGGGTCGAAAGACAGGTTGAACAGGCAGGAATAAAAGAAGGAATAATATCGGAGATTGAAGAATTTTCACCTCCAATCCACGAATACCCCGGATCGGTAGCAGAAGTTCAGCTTGGTGCGGGTTCAAGAAAGCCAGTATTTTTAGGAGGACAAAACGCACTGTACCGTTTTGAAGAACCTCAGCCAAATCCTCCTGTTGTTACATTTGATGTTTTTGATATTCCGATGCCCGGGCTTCCAAAACCGATAAGGGAACATTTTGAAGATGTTATGGAACATCCTGGTGACTGGGCTAAAAAGGCCGTTAAGGACTTTGGAGCCAATATGGTAACTATACACTTGATTGGAACTGGACCAAAAGTTATGGATAAAACTCCTCAGCAGGCTGCAGCAGATATTGAAGAAGTTTTACAGGCTGTAGATGTACCTTTAGTTATAGGTGGTTCCGGTGACCCGCAAAAGGATCCAATTGTTCTTGAAGCAGCAGCAGCAGCTGCTGAAGATGAAAGATGTCTTCTTGCATCAGCAAACATGGATTTAGACTACAAAAAAGTTGCAAAAGCAGCAGTAGACTACAATCATGCGGTTCTCTCATGGGCTATAACAGATATCAACATGCAGAAAACCTTAAACAAATACCTTATGAAAGAAGGTTTAACTCAAAATGATATTGTAATGGACCCTACAACATGTGCACTTGGTTACGGTATTGAATTTTCAATAGATGTTATAACCAGAACAAGACTCGCCGCACTTAAAGGAGATACAGACTTACAAATGCCAATGTCTTCCGGAACAACCAATGCATGGGGTTCTCGTGAGGCATGGATGAAAAAAGAAGAATGGGGACCAACTGAGTACAGGGGACCAATCTGGGAAATAGTAACTGGACTTACCATGATGCTTTGTGGTGTTGATATATTTATGATGCTCCATCCACAATCCGTAAAAATGCTAAGGGAAATTGGAGAAACATTTACAAAAGAATATATGACCACAGAAGTTCCAGATATCTCAAACTGGATTACTCAACTGGGGTAAAAGGAGGTTTTAAAATGGCCGTTACTGCAATGGATGTTTACAGACTACTTCCAAAAACAAACTGTGCAAAATGTGGAGAGGCATCGTGCATGGCATTTGCCACAAAACTCTCTGAAAAAGAAACAGATCTTGAACTATGCACACAACTTTCAGCTAATGAAGCTGATAAACTTGCAGATGTATTAGCACCTGCTGTAAGAGAAATAATGATAGGTAAAGGCAATAAAGCCATGATGGTTGGTGGAGATGAAGTCCTTTACAGATATGAACTAACTTATTACAATCCAACTCCTCTTGTAATTGATATAAGTGATGACATGGACCCTGCTGAATTTGAAGAGAGGGTCAAAAAGATAGAAGGCACTGAATTTGAAAGAACCGGAGAATTACTCACACTTGATGCTATAGCACTTAGAAATAAGTCCGGTGACGTCTCAAAATTCAAAGAGGCTGCAGAAAAACTTAAAAGTTCTAAACTAGCGTTAGTATTATGTTCATTTGATCCAGAAGCTATGAAAGCTGCACTTGAGGCTGTTGGAGATGAACGTCCGCTGATCTATGGTGCAACAGAAAACAATATAGAGGAAATGGCGGCACTTGCACTTGAGTACAACTGTCCAATTGCACTATTTGTTCCAAATGACCTTGAAAAAATGAAGGAACTCTCAAGAATCTTGAGGACTAAAGGAATTAAGGACATAATCCTTGACCCTGGAACCTTTGTAAATGATGGAATTGGTGATACCCTTGATAACTTTGTCATGATGAGGAGGCTTGCAGTTGAAGAAAGAGATGATGATTTCAGATTCCCAATTTTAGGAGTTCCAGCAATTGCATGGCTTGATAATGGTGAAGATGATATTAATACTGCGATAAAAGAAGCTACAATTGCAGCCACACTTATGGATAAATATGCAGATATGATGATAATCCATGGAACTGAAATATGGGAGCTAATCCCTGTTTTAACATTAAGACAAAGTGTTTACACTGATCCAAGGAAACCTCAAGCAGTAGATCCTGGATTGTATGAATTTGGTGAAATAAATGAAGATTCACCTGTCGCTTTAACTACAAACTTTGCTCTCACCTATTACACAGTTGAGGGTGACCTGAAGGCCGGGAAAGCCAACGGTTATTTACTGGTACTTGATACCGAAGGTAGAGCTGTCGATGTGTCAGTAGCTGGCAGCCAGTTTAATGGTAAAGCCGTGGCAGATCTAATAAAAGAAACAGGTATTGAAGACAAGGTAAAAACCAGAAAAATGGTTATTCCCGGCCTTGGGGCACCAGTAAGTGGCGAAATCGAAGATGAAAGTGGATGGGAAATTTTGGTAGGACCAAGGGACTCATCAGCTCTGGCAGATTTCCTTAGAGAAAAAATGTAATTAGGTAGATAGTATGAAAACATTGATGGTAATTGACCCAAAAATGTGTTCTGAGTGTAAAGACTGTATCACCGCATGTGAAAAAGAACACGGAACCGCAAGGGCAAAAAAAAGCAGTTCAATTCCAATTTTCTGTCTGCAGTGTCATCCAGACAAAGCACCATGTGCTAGAATATGTCCAACTGGGGCCATAAAAGAGGAAGATGGAACTCTTATAGTGAACGAAGATGCATGTATAGTCTGCAAGCTCTGTTTGATAGCATGCCCTATAGGAATGCCAGTAATTGACGAAGATAAAAAAGCAGTTCAAAAATGTACTTTATGCATGGAATCTGACAGAATACTTCCTGCATGTGTTGAAGCATGTAAAGACAATGTTTTAAAGGTATTTTCAGTTGAAGAACTAGAAAAACTGAAGTCAGACGTTTCATTTGCAAAGGTTCTTGAAGAGACCCTAAAAATGTGTCAGGATAAGTTATAGAACTTATCCATCTATTTAATTTTTGATTCTGCATTTTAAGCTTAAATTTATTCTACTTTGGTTTGTAATTAGTTGATTTATTTTTTAATTTTACCGTCTACAATACAGATTCCCTCATTTTCCAGCATTTCTTTCTTCATTTCAGTACCACCGAAGAATCCACCCACATGTAAATCTGATTTTACAACGCGATGGCATGGAATTATTATTGGAAGATGGTTCCTGCCAATTGCAGTTCCAACTGCCCTGTAAGCTTTGGTTCCAATAGATTCTGAAATCTGTTTATATGTTCTAACTTCTCCGTATGGGATTTTTGCAACTTCTTGAAGCACTTTACTTTTAAAATCACTCTTATTAGGGATAACGGCTTCAAATTCTGTTTTTTTCCCATAATAGGCCATGCAAACATCTTTTGCATAATGTTCATATTCATCTGATAATTCAAAAGAAGTATATTCCTTTGAAATTTCGTCCAGCACACTTTTTTCATCTGTCTTTGGAAGGGTTGCCCTTAATATTTTTCCTTCACCAACTGCAACTGCAAAATACAGCTCTCCATCACTGTAGGTTGAAATTGTAACCTCGTTAGAAATTTGAATTCCCCCTTTTAATCAGTGCACTTAATGATCTGTAAACTAAAAATAAATTTTTCTATTTATCAAAATTAAATATACACTCTGAAATTATCTATTATAAGATCTATGTCTTCTTTAGCCCTTTCAAAACTTTCATGGCCTCCAGAGAACCATAAATAGTACAGTAAATCATCTATTTTAAATGAAATAACCATAATTTTGGTGGGTGCAATATCATTTACATTTTCACCAATTATAGTATGTACATCTATTCCTTCTGCTCTAAATTCCGTCTCAGATAGGATTGTGCTGTTTTGAATTATAAAAACATCTCTAATTGTATCTGCAACTTCTTTTGATGTAAGATCACCTACATTGGTGTTTTTGTTGATGGAAAATGTGATATTGCCATTTGCAGAATTTCCTTTGACTATCTTCTTTTTATTTGCAGTAGAAATTACTTCCCATGATCCTGGATAGTCAAATGATATTTCTCCGTCATCATAGGTTAGAATCTGCGTTGCATTTTCCATTTCTTTTAATGCTTCTTCCACTTTAACACGTACATAAATATAAGGATCATCCAAAGCCTGAGTCAATGGTTTAAGTGCTTCTTCATCACCTATTTTCCCAAGGGCTTCTGCGGCTCTTCCCCTAACATATTTATTCCTGTCTTTAGTCCACCCAACAAGTATACTAATAAGGGGTTTAACCGCCCGTTTATCCCCTATTCTTCCCAGAGCTTCTGCGGCCCTTCCTCGAATATGCCAGTCCTCATTTTTTAAAAGATCTATAAGAGGTTCAACAGCAACATTTTTCATTTTTCCAAGGGCAACCACGGCTTTCCATCTAACGTCATTGTCTTCATCGTTCAAGGCATCCATTAGACTTTCAATTGCTCTTTCATCCCCTATTTTTCCAAGTGCATCTGCAGCATACTTTCTAACGTGCCATTCATCATCACTTAAAGCTTCTATTAGACTATCTACTGCCCGCCCGTCCCCTATTTTTCCAAGTGCAGAAGCAGCAAATCTTCTAACTGCCCA
This genomic window from Methanobacterium veterum contains:
- a CDS encoding right-handed parallel beta-helix repeat-containing protein, with the protein product MNKSMKSLIVFLVFLSIIGSGISSASAATVTVKDGATNTEIQSIIDGAQSGDTIKFLGSEYDNISLVINKTLNLAGAAGGTAIKAIINWSYIPSTVQNRGINNTAAFYFLNAAECSISGFNITSMANSASSIGYNNTLIYAQNASKLNIYNNNLNFSSWGIYSNVCPNVIINNNNVSNMTTTGIISFGSAYALITNNTVLNCANHGIDVRHGLGPNATVCGNLINGTSEGIYLMHSAGHDVYNNTILNCALSSITAYGAGNINITNNTMTKSLVGVMLSSGFYNVSIQNNNYSLTTTAFPYTFPYYVMVADSSTGSKTTANGTFTDSAREVSDISMSSSYSNSSITNGKSTTYTVKVSNNGKGAASNVNVSKILPSSNYTSYKVVAVSKGNFNSATGTWNVGNLSSGNEAMIVFTVTAKKAGNISTSASANYTDYAGDKSLNALKSTLTINKDIRLSYTNTVSSTKVKKGKYVYIASAVSNTGIDKSGTVKIKITLPAGMKLIAVNYPSVYNSATKTWTFTVPASKAYTFKVKAQVTSTGSKKITFNDNGKIQYKYITGY
- a CDS encoding right-handed parallel beta-helix repeat-containing protein, with the protein product MSLDSFKNINFCSIFLLLSIVIFLGISLNPVSAATINVSSGLQNYDIQSLIDGAQSGDTINFMGNSYSNISLIINKKLDIISHINTIIRSNNSIGINGSSMGLTETFAFYFAKNSSGSVISGFNILTNSDYGIIAQNAKNITISSNNISGGYKGSIKLNNVSNATVSKNDLFNSKGNGINIENSKKITVNENQISNNTYSGIHVYNSDNINVKKSNVSNNTLSGISIYSSKNVSVKDNNINKNGHGVYLSGTDKVNVSYNKISNNRLNGITLEDTTKNTYISKNNVTGNLNGLYIDSYSVNDTVCNNYFTDSHKSIFAGLDVSETGNGIIAGTYYQESNSLIKIEDNSITNNEQFSIRGSPALSHDFVVGANWYGTNDPSQTHVCPMVGMCGMLFSDQVGSLDFVDEDTNKNNQTGGKTNSGNGSSIGNGNGTSGGNNNGSFLGSGSGTANGNGTGSGIGLFGNLESKGLSGGSSGGKNGVEVSIKSTINAIKSNPYASLGILALIVLIAVGYFKRDKFN
- the cdhA gene encoding CO dehydrogenase/acetyl-CoA synthase complex subunit alpha; its protein translation is MITVTPKNKPKEFKNDFWKSKNFKVSIGEIVEKKEVETAPESMGPTPKPNVTDLRSWDMKLLERYEPFYAPFCDMCCLCTFGKCDLTGKKGACGIDIQAQQARIVLLACCIGTAAHAGHARHLVDHLIEKYGADFAIDLGMNIDIEAPLIRTLIGKKPKKLGDLKEVLSYTEEQLSHLLSACHTGQEGSHLDFESKAMHAGLMDDLAREAGDLAQIVALGMPEGDENAPLIEMGLGTIDSKKPVVLCIGHNVVPGAGIMDYMEDHGLEEDVEVCGICCAAIDISRYNKAAKVVGPLSKQLKFIRSGVADVIVVDEQCIRTDVLEEAVKNKAAVIATTDKMCLGLPDLTDEDADEIVSKLVCREIDGALILDPEKVGEVATRVAMKIADERENLKILPDLDEIQEMAKECTECGWCVRVCPNGKPMMDAVVAAGKGDFSKFVELYEYDTCYSCGRCEQECERELPLMSMITKVGEHYIKDQKYNMRAGRGPVQDVEIRRVGAPIVLGDIPGVIAFVGCSNYPEGGLEVAKMAEEFLERNYIVVTTGCGAMSIGEYRDEEGKTLYERYGGEFDAKGLVNMGSCVSNAHVSGACIKIANIFAQKPLEGNFEEIADYILNRVGACGVAWGAYSQKAAAIATGVNRWGIPVVVGPHGSKYRRLYLGRTDKKEKWNLNDLRSGEVIEGEPAPEHLMYAAENRGEATVMIAKLCIRPNDTPKGRQIKLNHYIDLHKKYFGIIPDDISKFIRNEKDIPITYKKDVMNMLEEAGWEPRALPQEPSTMAFREKARGK
- the cdhB gene encoding CO dehydrogenase/acetyl-CoA synthase complex subunit epsilon yields the protein MNERVIPWQPTVIAGPKQALLVTPETAEMMLKKAKRPLMVMGPLVKDSPVLSLAVLIAEKWNIPIVSTGDMFKTLNEADIKSKPYGVVEIVNLLKDPDWGGINGEGQHDLVLFIGVIYYIGSQGLSTLKHFAPHLKTLTLCKFFHSNADASFPNMKDEEWIKYLEKLAE